A genomic window from Variovorax paradoxus includes:
- a CDS encoding LacI family DNA-binding transcriptional regulator, translated as MSRISDVAQRAGVSTSTVSNVLNGRSDRMAKETLARVETAIRELKYRPNTSARQLKTGYTPLIGLLVPSMANPMYGFIAREVETLAQERYGFRIMIGNTYRDAAKEAHFFEDLMAHGVRGVIIISSLVDEQHVEAAAERGLVVVSYDRRATPAASGGASVIDHVTVDSFESSRIATQHLIDQGHRRLAFITPSGRTMSRSEKINGFLAAAKSAGLEGSAQVIEGMPVDEYGDSMMSELGRMQAGLIAKSKNRPTGVIGVNDLLAFGLMAGFRDAGLEVPQDVSVIGIDNVFLSTLMHPAMTSVRVPVPEMAQVMVERVMSRLSDPSISTQEFVFAPTLVARESVAPPRG; from the coding sequence GTGAGCAGAATCAGCGATGTCGCCCAGCGGGCGGGGGTGTCGACCAGCACCGTGTCGAACGTGTTGAACGGGCGCAGCGACCGCATGGCCAAGGAGACGCTGGCGCGCGTCGAGACCGCCATCCGCGAGCTCAAGTACCGGCCCAACACCTCGGCGCGGCAACTCAAGACGGGGTACACGCCGCTGATCGGGCTGCTGGTGCCGTCGATGGCCAACCCGATGTACGGCTTCATCGCCCGCGAGGTGGAAACGCTGGCGCAGGAGCGCTACGGCTTTCGCATCATGATCGGCAACACCTACCGCGACGCCGCCAAGGAAGCGCATTTCTTCGAGGACCTGATGGCGCATGGCGTGCGCGGCGTGATCATCATCTCGTCGCTGGTCGACGAGCAGCACGTGGAGGCCGCCGCCGAGCGCGGACTGGTGGTGGTGAGCTACGACCGGCGCGCCACGCCCGCCGCATCGGGTGGGGCCTCGGTGATCGACCACGTGACGGTCGACAGCTTCGAGTCGTCGCGCATCGCCACGCAGCACCTGATCGACCAGGGGCACCGCCGGCTAGCCTTCATCACCCCGTCGGGCCGCACCATGAGCCGCAGCGAGAAGATCAACGGCTTCCTGGCGGCCGCGAAGAGCGCGGGCCTCGAGGGCAGCGCGCAGGTCATCGAAGGCATGCCGGTCGACGAATACGGCGATTCGATGATGAGCGAGCTCGGCCGCATGCAGGCAGGGCTCATCGCGAAGTCGAAGAATCGCCCGACCGGCGTGATCGGCGTGAACGACCTGCTGGCCTTCGGCCTGATGGCGGGTTTTCGCGATGCGGGCCTGGAGGTGCCGCAGGACGTGTCGGTCATCGGCATCGACAACGTGTTTCTCTCGACGCTGATGCACCCCGCGATGACCTCGGTGCGCGTGCCGGTGCCCGAGATGGCGCAGGTGATGGTCGAGCGGGTGATGAGCCGGCTGTCGGATCCGTCGATCTCGACGCAGGAGTTCGTTTTTGCGCCCACGCTGGTGGCGCGCGAATCGGTGGCGCCGCCGCGCGGCTAG
- a CDS encoding VOC family protein: MQKIVPCLWFDGNGEDALKFYTSIFPNSRVTDKLLWGDVNPAKKGSLLTATFELEGQEFMVLNGGPQYKFNPAISMFVKCETQAEVDNYWDKLLEGGGEPVQCGWLTDRYGVSWQIAPTAMIRMFQDKDPAKAARAMEAMMKMVKLDLAAAQKAFDGE; this comes from the coding sequence ATGCAGAAGATCGTTCCCTGCCTCTGGTTCGACGGCAACGGCGAAGACGCGTTGAAGTTCTACACCTCCATCTTCCCGAACTCACGCGTGACCGACAAACTGCTCTGGGGCGACGTCAACCCAGCCAAGAAGGGCTCGCTGCTCACCGCGACCTTCGAGCTCGAAGGGCAGGAGTTCATGGTGCTCAACGGCGGGCCTCAGTACAAGTTCAACCCGGCCATCTCGATGTTCGTGAAGTGCGAGACGCAGGCCGAGGTCGACAACTACTGGGACAAGCTGCTCGAAGGCGGCGGCGAGCCCGTGCAGTGCGGCTGGCTCACCGACCGCTACGGCGTGTCGTGGCAGATTGCGCCCACGGCCATGATCCGCATGTTCCAGGACAAGGACCCGGCCAAGGCCGCCCGCGCGATGGAGGCGATGATGAAGATGGTCAAGCTCGATCTCGCCGCGGCGCAGAAGGCCTTCGACGGGGAGTGA
- a CDS encoding DUF2239 family protein, giving the protein MSSDTLPTTLTVFFGFQRVAQGSKAEVLDQLRRRDDPGPYLVFDDQTGTQLDLDLRELLPELRDHEAEHRDDAPRGVGRPKLGVVAREVTLLPRHWDWLGRQPGGASVALRKLVDDARRVNAERDTVRAAHEATYRFMTAIAGNLPGFEEATRALFAGEEQRFGNLIEPWPADVRAHLQKLSAAGWPPQ; this is encoded by the coding sequence ATGTCATCTGACACCCTACCCACCACCCTGACCGTGTTCTTCGGCTTCCAGCGCGTCGCACAGGGCAGCAAGGCCGAAGTGCTCGACCAGCTGCGCCGCCGCGACGACCCCGGGCCGTACCTCGTGTTCGACGACCAGACCGGCACGCAACTCGACCTCGACCTGCGCGAGCTGTTGCCCGAATTGCGCGATCACGAAGCCGAGCACCGCGACGATGCCCCGCGCGGCGTCGGCCGGCCCAAGCTCGGCGTGGTCGCACGCGAAGTCACGCTGCTGCCGCGCCACTGGGACTGGCTCGGACGCCAGCCCGGCGGCGCCTCGGTCGCGCTGCGCAAGCTGGTCGACGACGCCCGCCGCGTGAACGCCGAGCGCGACACCGTGCGCGCCGCGCACGAGGCCACCTACCGCTTCATGACCGCGATCGCGGGCAACCTGCCCGGCTTCGAGGAAGCCACCCGCGCGCTGTTCGCCGGCGAAGAGCAACGCTTCGGCAACCTGATCGAGCCCTGGCCCGCCGACGTGCGCGCCCATCTGCAGAAACTGTCGGCCGCAGGCTGGCCTCCCCAATGA
- a CDS encoding amidohydrolase family protein translates to MEPTRNARYPGACDCHVHIYEDRFPLIPNVAWVPPHSPVSAYREQVQQLLGIDRAVVVQPTGYGFDNSCTLDALAQFGNAARGIALVAPDVADAEIARLHAGGMRGVRYMMIGGVLSWASLEPMAARLANADWMVNLQLDGRTMPEHEAVLKRLPCRLVLDHNGKFLEPVAPDHPSFQSLLRVLDSGRVWIKLSAPYETSKTGAPGYDDVSLLARTLAEKFPERCLWASNWPHPGRNPRPESAPLYDLLFSWATSDDTRRRILVDNPAALYDF, encoded by the coding sequence ATGGAACCGACCCGGAATGCGCGCTACCCCGGCGCTTGCGACTGCCACGTCCACATCTACGAAGACCGCTTCCCGCTGATTCCGAACGTCGCGTGGGTGCCGCCGCATTCGCCCGTGTCGGCTTACCGCGAACAGGTGCAGCAGCTGTTGGGCATCGACCGCGCCGTGGTCGTGCAGCCCACGGGTTACGGCTTCGACAACAGCTGCACGCTCGATGCGCTGGCCCAGTTCGGCAATGCAGCGCGCGGCATTGCGCTGGTAGCGCCCGACGTGGCCGATGCCGAGATCGCGCGCCTGCACGCAGGCGGCATGCGCGGCGTGCGCTACATGATGATCGGCGGCGTGCTGAGCTGGGCGTCGCTCGAACCGATGGCCGCACGGCTGGCCAATGCCGACTGGATGGTCAACCTGCAGCTTGACGGCCGCACGATGCCCGAGCACGAAGCAGTGCTCAAGCGCCTGCCGTGCCGGCTGGTGCTGGACCACAACGGCAAGTTCCTGGAGCCGGTGGCGCCGGATCATCCGTCGTTCCAGTCGCTGCTGCGCGTGCTCGATTCGGGGCGCGTGTGGATCAAGCTTTCGGCGCCCTACGAGACCTCGAAGACCGGCGCGCCCGGCTACGACGACGTGAGCCTGCTGGCCCGCACGCTGGCCGAGAAGTTTCCCGAGCGCTGCCTCTGGGCCAGCAACTGGCCGCACCCGGGGCGCAACCCCAGGCCCGAAAGCGCGCCGCTGTACGACCTGCTGTTTTCCTGGGCAACCAGCGACGACACGCGGCGGCGCATTCTGGTGGACAACCCGGCGGCGCTCTACGACTTCTAG
- a CDS encoding GIY-YIG nuclease family protein, producing MNLSEETRRALTRHYKETPRPAGVFVIRNTLSGRVYVAGSLDVEGAMNRARFELNMPAHRNKALQQDWNAHGAGHFTFEVIDRIKEREDPDFDRKAELDKLLPLWQEELQCFGPNGYNTP from the coding sequence ATGAACCTCTCTGAAGAAACCCGGCGCGCCCTCACCCGCCATTACAAGGAAACCCCGCGCCCGGCCGGCGTCTTCGTCATCAGAAACACGCTGAGCGGTCGCGTCTACGTGGCCGGCAGCCTCGACGTCGAAGGCGCGATGAACCGCGCGCGCTTCGAGCTGAACATGCCCGCTCATCGCAACAAGGCGCTCCAGCAGGACTGGAACGCCCACGGCGCCGGCCATTTCACCTTCGAAGTGATCGACCGGATCAAGGAGCGCGAAGACCCCGATTTCGATCGCAAGGCCGAACTCGACAAGCTCCTGCCACTCTGGCAGGAAGAGCTTCAATGCTTCGGCCCGAACGGCTACAACACACCATGA
- a CDS encoding LuxR C-terminal-related transcriptional regulator, giving the protein MESDLDISLTDVGSGGRQYANPGQFGGLLSPSADTLPWPDFLTGQQTKPVRVLLVDDDPFVRRVIAQELLGDLRIQLEGQAGTLREGRRLLLQHEFDVLMVDIRLGDGSGFELIEEAKRHRSAAEIIVISALEDEPQVLHAFELGASGYLVKNAWFQSYAQAVLQVVNGGAAITPRLARRLLVHLDHKRSNVNPVRPPDTKATLSAREREVLRLVATGYVTEEIALQLTISAQTVNAHVKNIYRKLHAHTRAQAVSFASHRGLL; this is encoded by the coding sequence ATGGAAAGCGATCTCGACATTTCATTGACAGATGTGGGCAGCGGGGGTAGGCAATACGCCAATCCCGGCCAGTTCGGCGGGCTTCTCTCGCCGTCCGCCGACACTCTCCCGTGGCCTGATTTCCTAACCGGGCAACAGACCAAACCCGTGCGCGTCCTGCTGGTGGACGACGACCCCTTCGTGCGTCGCGTCATCGCCCAGGAATTGCTGGGCGACCTGCGCATTCAACTCGAAGGGCAAGCCGGCACGCTGCGCGAAGGCCGACGATTGCTGCTGCAGCATGAGTTCGACGTGCTCATGGTCGACATCCGCCTGGGCGACGGCAGCGGATTCGAGCTCATCGAAGAGGCCAAGCGGCATCGCAGCGCGGCGGAAATCATCGTCATCTCGGCGCTCGAGGACGAACCCCAGGTGCTGCATGCCTTCGAACTCGGCGCTTCCGGCTACCTGGTCAAGAACGCGTGGTTCCAGAGCTATGCCCAGGCCGTGCTGCAGGTGGTGAACGGTGGGGCCGCCATCACCCCGCGGCTGGCGCGCCGGCTGCTCGTGCACCTCGATCACAAGCGCTCCAACGTCAATCCGGTGCGTCCGCCGGACACAAAGGCGACGTTATCCGCGCGGGAGCGCGAAGTGTTACGACTTGTAGCAACGGGCTACGTTACCGAGGAAATCGCGCTGCAGCTCACCATCAGCGCCCAGACGGTTAACGCGCACGTCAAGAACATCTACCGCAAGCTGCACGCCCACACCCGCGCGCAGGCCGTGAGCTTTGCCTCCCACCGGGGGCTGCTGTAG
- a CDS encoding sensor histidine kinase — translation MLAPQVFSLPHFLEDQFVWLSIGSWCVLLTWLRSRVSRRRLLMWAGLVGALHLTPVTAQVIRATSAIGVTADDMPFAFWALQALNVAVLAALLASVCFLVFRRRAADHRPSQAVVAERRRIANDLHDGVGSRLVALLASQDPRSAGPGSLSMALQDCLLELQMTVDDLDDQTSASVVERLAHVRYRLQPAFDRLGIALEWHIASEANTRWVPPETAMQICRVAQEAMSNALRHAQATRVELRFGLRDRGLLMLEVRDDGRGLGSRSASSADTGKGLRSMRSRADAIGGELTIENAAPRGLSVLLVVSSQAQAPTGTRAEAESML, via the coding sequence ATGCTGGCGCCGCAGGTCTTTTCTTTACCGCACTTCCTGGAAGACCAGTTCGTGTGGCTGTCGATCGGCTCGTGGTGCGTGCTGTTGACGTGGCTGCGCTCGCGCGTCTCGCGCCGGCGGCTCCTGATGTGGGCCGGCCTGGTGGGTGCGCTGCACCTGACGCCCGTGACCGCGCAGGTCATCCGGGCCACGTCGGCCATCGGCGTGACGGCGGATGACATGCCGTTCGCCTTCTGGGCGCTGCAAGCGCTGAACGTGGCGGTGCTTGCCGCGCTCCTCGCCAGCGTCTGTTTTCTGGTCTTCCGGCGCCGCGCCGCAGACCATCGGCCGTCGCAGGCGGTGGTCGCCGAGCGACGGCGCATTGCCAACGACCTGCACGACGGCGTGGGCTCCCGGCTGGTGGCGCTGCTGGCCAGCCAGGACCCCCGGTCTGCCGGGCCCGGTAGCCTGTCGATGGCCCTGCAGGACTGCCTGCTCGAACTCCAGATGACGGTGGACGACCTTGACGACCAGACGTCCGCCAGCGTCGTCGAGCGACTGGCCCACGTGCGCTACCGGCTGCAGCCCGCGTTCGACCGGCTCGGCATCGCGCTCGAATGGCACATCGCCAGCGAGGCCAACACCCGCTGGGTGCCGCCGGAAACCGCGATGCAGATCTGCCGGGTGGCGCAGGAAGCCATGTCCAATGCGCTGCGGCATGCGCAGGCGACCCGTGTCGAACTGCGCTTCGGCCTTCGCGACCGGGGATTGCTGATGCTGGAGGTGCGCGACGACGGCCGCGGACTGGGTTCGCGAAGCGCGTCTTCCGCCGATACGGGCAAGGGCCTGCGCAGCATGCGCTCCCGGGCCGACGCCATAGGCGGCGAGCTGACAATCGAAAATGCCGCGCCGCGCGGGCTGAGCGTGCTACTGGTGGTTTCGAGCCAAGCGCAGGCGCCGACCGGCACCCGGGCCGAAGCGGAAAGCATGCTGTAA
- a CDS encoding MATE family efflux transporter produces MRTTPETTGAGSGADPSGLQGVPVAPVNAPRPLWKVFLFFLAPMLLSNILQSLSGTLNNVYVGQMLGVGALAAVSSFFPVMFFFIAFIIGLGAGASVLIGQAWGARDVAKAKAVAGTTLTVGVLMGLVIAVFGGAFTTPMLAALGTPPDVLADSTRYARIMLIAMPGVFVFLLATAMLRGVGDTVTPLLTLVISTLIGLVVTPALIRGWGGLPQLGVASGAWASVLSFIVATTWLGFRLRQKKSPLAPDAAFMRNLRIQPQLLKAVLRIGVPTGVQMIVVALAEVVLLSMVNGYGSKATAAYGAVNQVVAYVQFPAISIAITASILGAQAIGAGRANRLGAIAKTALLMNLVLTGGLVLLGYLFSRPLMGFFITSAPVIEIAQTLLHIMLWSLVIFGMAAALSGIMRASGSVLVPTLISIVCILGVEVPVAWVMSHRIGLDGIWIAYPVTFGAMLLLQTAYYQLVWRKKAIHRLV; encoded by the coding sequence ATGAGAACAACTCCCGAGACAACCGGCGCCGGCAGCGGCGCCGACCCTAGCGGCCTGCAAGGCGTGCCCGTGGCGCCGGTGAACGCGCCGCGCCCGCTATGGAAGGTCTTTCTTTTCTTCCTCGCGCCGATGTTGCTCAGCAACATCCTTCAATCGCTCTCCGGCACGCTCAACAACGTGTACGTCGGGCAGATGCTCGGCGTGGGCGCGCTGGCCGCCGTGTCGAGCTTCTTTCCGGTGATGTTCTTCTTCATCGCCTTCATCATCGGCCTGGGCGCCGGCGCCTCGGTGCTGATCGGGCAGGCCTGGGGCGCACGCGACGTTGCCAAGGCCAAGGCCGTGGCCGGCACCACGCTCACCGTCGGCGTGCTGATGGGCCTGGTGATCGCGGTGTTCGGCGGCGCGTTCACCACGCCGATGCTGGCCGCGCTGGGCACGCCGCCCGACGTGCTGGCCGACTCCACGCGCTACGCCCGCATCATGCTGATCGCGATGCCTGGCGTGTTCGTGTTCCTGCTGGCCACCGCGATGCTGCGCGGCGTGGGCGACACCGTCACACCGCTGCTCACGCTGGTGATCTCAACGCTCATCGGGCTGGTGGTCACGCCCGCGCTCATTCGCGGCTGGGGCGGCCTGCCGCAACTCGGCGTGGCGAGCGGCGCATGGGCGTCGGTGCTGTCTTTCATCGTGGCGACCACCTGGCTCGGCTTTCGGCTGCGCCAGAAAAAGAGTCCGCTCGCGCCTGACGCGGCGTTCATGCGCAACTTGCGTATCCAGCCGCAATTGCTGAAGGCCGTGCTGCGCATCGGCGTGCCCACGGGCGTGCAGATGATCGTCGTGGCGCTGGCCGAAGTGGTGCTGCTCTCGATGGTCAACGGCTACGGCTCGAAAGCCACGGCGGCCTACGGCGCGGTGAACCAGGTGGTGGCGTACGTGCAGTTCCCGGCGATCTCGATTGCCATCACCGCGTCGATCCTCGGCGCGCAGGCCATCGGTGCGGGTCGCGCCAACCGGCTCGGCGCAATCGCGAAGACGGCGCTGCTGATGAACCTGGTGCTGACCGGCGGGCTGGTGCTGCTGGGCTACCTGTTCTCGCGGCCGCTGATGGGCTTTTTCATCACCAGCGCGCCAGTCATCGAGATTGCCCAGACGCTGCTGCACATCATGCTGTGGAGCCTGGTGATCTTCGGCATGGCCGCTGCGCTGTCGGGGATCATGCGGGCCAGCGGCTCGGTGCTGGTGCCCACGCTGATTTCCATCGTCTGCATCCTCGGCGTGGAAGTGCCGGTGGCCTGGGTCATGAGCCACCGCATCGGGCTCGACGGGATCTGGATCGCCTACCCCGTGACCTTCGGCGCGATGCTGCTGCTGCAGACCGCGTACTACCAGCTGGTGTGGCGCAAGAAGGCAATCCACCGGCTGGTGTAG
- the soxR gene encoding redox-sensitive transcriptional activator SoxR: MNDALQKAGISPTLTVGEVARRSGVTVSTLHFYEAQGLIDSTRTAGNQRRYPRTVLRRVAFVRVAQRVGISLADIGTALATLPASAAPSREDWARLSASWRAELDERMAQLQKLRDTLDDCIGCGCLSIDRCKLRNPLDRLGAEGQGPQRLLVRRGA, encoded by the coding sequence ATGAACGACGCACTGCAAAAGGCCGGCATCTCCCCCACGCTCACCGTCGGCGAGGTCGCGCGCCGCAGCGGCGTCACGGTGTCCACCCTGCATTTCTACGAGGCGCAGGGCCTGATCGACAGCACCCGCACTGCAGGCAACCAGCGGCGCTATCCGCGCACGGTGCTGCGGCGCGTGGCCTTCGTGCGGGTAGCGCAAAGGGTAGGCATTTCGCTTGCCGACATCGGCACGGCGCTGGCTACCCTCCCCGCGTCCGCTGCGCCCAGCCGCGAAGACTGGGCCCGCCTGTCGGCCTCGTGGCGCGCCGAGCTGGATGAGCGCATGGCGCAGCTGCAGAAACTGCGCGACACGCTCGACGACTGCATCGGCTGCGGCTGCCTGTCGATCGACCGGTGCAAGCTGCGCAATCCGCTGGACCGGCTGGGCGCCGAGGGCCAAGGGCCGCAACGCTTGCTGGTGAGGCGCGGCGCCTAG
- a CDS encoding antibiotic biosynthesis monooxygenase → MPNDAIALQSGPVFRIDKFVVPAEARHEFIAQMQRIQQTLRTWPGCQRTYVLDQTGGSGEFNVVTLVEWASEQAMASAAEFVKRKFAEEGFDPVAFTKNAGVRSDQGFYRIA, encoded by the coding sequence ATGCCGAACGATGCCATCGCCCTCCAATCCGGTCCCGTATTTCGCATCGACAAGTTTGTCGTGCCCGCCGAAGCTCGCCACGAGTTCATCGCCCAGATGCAGCGCATCCAGCAGACGCTGCGCACCTGGCCGGGCTGCCAGCGCACCTACGTGCTGGACCAGACCGGCGGCAGCGGCGAGTTCAACGTGGTGACGCTGGTCGAGTGGGCAAGCGAGCAGGCCATGGCCTCGGCCGCCGAATTCGTGAAGAGGAAGTTCGCCGAGGAAGGCTTCGATCCGGTCGCGTTCACGAAGAATGCGGGCGTGCGTAGCGACCAGGGCTTCTACCGCATCGCCTGA
- a CDS encoding NAD(P)-dependent oxidoreductase, protein MTTVFVSHPQSKLAHYFGDRAAAALQAIAQVRFNPTDTDLSSRELAELAHDCDAIISYRQTVGDEALFAALPQLKAFVRCAIDIRNIDVASASRHGVLVTQASAGFIPSVSEWIVGVMIDLGRHISASAEGYHAGQPVVPAMGRELRGSTLGVIGYGQISRYLCDVALALGMRILVHDPYTATGRAEFAQVELDALLAQSDFVVCLAAATEATENMMNAKTFAAMQPHAFFINASRGNLVDEDALLAALDAGTIAGCAVDVGRAPDQMPSTRVATHPRVIATPHIGGLTPAAVEHQAMETVSQLAEIFQGRAPKGAVNAAEAYRWQQAFGART, encoded by the coding sequence ATGACCACGGTTTTCGTCAGCCATCCGCAAAGCAAGCTCGCCCACTATTTCGGCGACCGCGCCGCCGCCGCCCTGCAGGCCATCGCGCAGGTGCGCTTCAACCCCACGGACACCGATCTCTCGTCGCGCGAGCTGGCCGAACTGGCACACGACTGCGACGCCATCATTTCCTACCGTCAGACGGTGGGCGACGAGGCGCTGTTCGCCGCGCTGCCGCAGCTCAAGGCCTTCGTGCGCTGCGCCATCGACATCCGCAACATCGACGTGGCGTCCGCCAGCCGGCACGGCGTGCTGGTGACGCAGGCGAGCGCGGGGTTCATCCCCTCGGTGTCGGAGTGGATCGTGGGCGTGATGATCGACCTGGGTCGGCACATCAGCGCCTCGGCCGAGGGCTACCACGCGGGCCAGCCCGTGGTGCCGGCGATGGGGCGCGAGTTGCGCGGGAGCACGCTGGGCGTGATCGGCTATGGGCAGATCAGCCGCTACCTGTGCGATGTCGCGCTGGCGCTGGGCATGCGCATCTTGGTGCATGACCCGTACACCGCGACAGGCCGGGCCGAGTTCGCGCAGGTGGAGCTCGACGCGCTGCTGGCGCAGTCGGACTTCGTGGTCTGCCTCGCGGCGGCCACCGAGGCGACCGAGAACATGATGAATGCCAAGACCTTCGCCGCGATGCAGCCGCACGCCTTCTTCATCAATGCATCGCGCGGCAATCTGGTGGATGAAGACGCGCTGCTTGCCGCGCTCGATGCCGGCACGATCGCGGGATGCGCTGTGGACGTGGGCCGCGCGCCCGACCAGATGCCGTCGACGCGCGTGGCGACTCACCCGCGCGTGATTGCCACGCCGCACATCGGTGGACTCACGCCGGCGGCCGTCGAGCATCAGGCGATGGAAACCGTGTCGCAGCTGGCCGAAATCTTCCAGGGCAGGGCGCCAAAGGGCGCAGTGAACGCGGCCGAGGCTTATCGCTGGCAGCAGGCCTTCGGCGCTCGCACCTGA